In Miscanthus floridulus cultivar M001 unplaced genomic scaffold, ASM1932011v1 fs_412_1_2, whole genome shotgun sequence, the genomic window TCGGTCAAACCATTCGTGGGCTTCCTTGGACAAACTTAGAAAAGATTGAGACACGCCCAAATATTAATACAggcggtcacaaaatccaaccaTCTCGTAAAATACCCGAGGATATTCGGAGGCGGACGTTTCATTTACAGAGGCGGACACAATTAACCATCTCGCAAAATTAATTTACGGGGGCAGACATTTTATTTACGGAGGCGATCAGGATATTGACTATCTCGTAAAATCGATTTACAATCAATTTACAAAGGTGGGAATTTTAAGAGGTCCGCATATGAAAACGGAGGTCGAGCCCACCTGGCCCATCTAGGCCTGGTAACAGGTTTGTAGTATATATATGTGGAGAAACCATAAGTTTTCTCCTCCCAACCGGCAGACTCAGTCACTCCatcatctctcttcctctcccttagCCGAGCACATCCGATCTCTCTTCCTATCTCTCTACCGTGCGACTACCGACGACCAATCTGGCTAGCGATGGCCGACGACGTGACTCTCGACTGGTGGTTGCGCGCCCCGACGGGTGGTGATGCGGACGAGCAGGCCTGGCTCGGCTCCAGCGGGCGGCGGCATGGACGCACAGGCTTCTCGGAGCCCTAGAGAGCGGTGGCGCTGGCCCTGCGTGGAGCTAGTGAGCAACGGCATGGCCCTAGTGAGCGGCGGTGTGGGAAGCATTGGACACGGCGGTGCTGGCACCGCGGCCCTAGCGAGCGGCGGCGTGGGTCCAGATCTATTCACCGACGGCGGATATAGACATTGGGCTCAACGGCGGGCCCTATATGGGTTCAGCATTGGGCtgtgtttttttatttgttttaaatTGATTAACATAGTCAGGCACAAGGACCACCTGTGTTAACCATGAAACCCGGGCACCATGTCCGCCTGTGTTAATCACGATTAACCTAGGCATTTAATTGCAGGCGGACAAGTTGCCCACGTCACAAAAGCGTTTTTGACCGCCTTTGTTAATCACCGTGTAGTAGTGATACGAACTAGTGACCAAGAAGAACTCGTGGAAGATCTAGATCCAATTGCTAATTGCTTGCATTTCCTTAAACATGATATGCTTTCCTAGTTGATAAGGTAACATTTTCATTCTTTTATAAAATGCCTTTATCCGAATCCAATTACAATCCTTTCCAATGAACCAAATGCATAATCCTTGTTAATACATTGGGTAAGTCCTGTTGAGTACAACTGCACCATGTAATTGTTTAAGTCTTGCAGGCACCGTAGCCGCAGCCTATGGTTTCTTCTACGCACCTGAGTCCTCCGATGACAAGGAGTGGTAGAGGATGGTTCGTTGTGTAGATGCATGGAGAGTGGCACAACCATGCGTTGTACCAAAAATAATGTTGTGTTAGTTAAAGACTTCCACTTGTAACTCTGTGATGTTATGGTGTAATGACTAAGTGTGGAACAAACTTGTTGTAAACTAATGTACTCCTTTTAATGTGATGTGAACTTATTGTATGTTGTGATGATCTTTTTCATCCGCGTGATCGATCCCAGATGAAGGTTGGTTGAGTACATCATATGGGTGATGTACCAGGATGACCGATTAATCTAACTAATGGTTATCTAACTTAGTTAGGTAATCTACTTGAGAGGAAGGCGACCCTAACACATGATGTTTTGAATAAACTACAAGCTGCAAGTCATCCAGATAATTATGCAACAAATTGTATGTTCGGAATGCATCGATATGTTTGTTAGTACTCCTTCCATCCTTGAATAAATCGATCTCTAGACTTgtattaagtcaaacttttttttatgtttgacctaatttatagaaaagagcacAAATATTTTAGggtgtatctaatgatactaattaagtGTTATAAGTTCGGATGCTCTTTGCTATAAATTCAGTGAAAATTTTTGACTTAAGAGAACTCTAAGagttaatttatttaggaattgaCGTGACGCTAGTGATGTTACATCCATGGAAAATCTTGAAGATAACATTCAGGGAACATCTTGAAGCGACGGTAGTGATGATAGGAATTTAGGGAGTAACTTTAAGACATAGGATGGCATGCAAAAGGGAGGGTGCGCACCTTTCAAAGAAGATTATATGTGACGAGGAAAATTAAATACTAGACTAAAGACCCGATGTGCGTAGAGAAGAAGTTTCCACAGGGCCAAAGTTTTCAACAATAGatactccctccggttctctaaagcaagtcgttttgaacatcgacacggtctttaagaaacgactttgaccgctactttttgctataaaatatttataaaatatagtcaatatatacttttatgaaactacatttcgagatgaatctacttacatcactttcatattttcaaactcaacccaaaagaagttatttgtaatcaaagtttaaaatgtttgacttaagataacctcaaaacgacttgttttagagaaccggagggagtacGATATATCAAATTCGGTTGTAGACTTTTCGCACCCATAGAACTTTCCAGGTCCTGCTGTGGGCTTGATTAATTAATGATGTGTGAGTGTACAAAGCATGCTCACAACTCACCAGTCACCGGTCATATTTACTTGTGGACTTACATCAAACGAGGGGAGACAAATCAAACAACGACATGACCAAAAGACCTGACAGAAGATTTAGGCTTCCATATGTTGATCAACGATTATACAGGAAACGTCCTGTCACTGCCTCACTGGAGATTACTCGATGAGATCTAGAACATTGTAGTTCACTATTGTTTTTCGATATCGTTTAGGAGACGTAATATACGTTTGAAGTTCCCAGTTtctaaattcaaaattttgaaattcgaTCTGAAACGACCTTAGATGCGCGCCAGAGACACCAAACTTGCAGTGTTTGATGAGAAAAAAACTTTCTAGTAGAAACTTTTGTATTTAAGATAATTTAGAGATCTAATATATAATACAAGATTCATAGAAGTTAATAGAAAAAAAAGCATCTTAGGGCCTGTTTCATTCATGAGGATTATAGAAGCTGGCTTGCAGGAGGAGCCACCAAGAGTTCAAAATAGCCATAGCTTTAGCCCAGCTTATACAATCCAAAGGATTCCAGATTCCTCCATAATCTGAAAAGCTGAGCTAGTGGTACTCAGTGCTTAGCTAGTGGGCTTCTCATGGTTTTTTTACAGTTTTTATGGCCATtttaaaatttctacaaaaatGATTCCTTGGGTCAGTAGTTTCAACGGTCTCTAGAAATTAATTTTAAAGAACAGGTGTGCAATCGCTTCTACAGGTTTCTCATTTATAGAGATGCTTGGGTAGAAACTGTTGGAGAAACCACCCCTACCCCTAGTAATGATTTTGACACATCCCAAAACTACTTTATGTAGTAGTGGGAAATATTAGAATCAGGGTCTTTAATTTCGATATTGCAAAaattttgccaaaatttttttagagactagcacatgaagtatacttttttctagaaaaaaatagATCTAAACAAATATCAGCATGATTTATGATTGAACATCTGTTGAATAGAAGAATTGGCCCTAAGATGCTCAATAAGACGAGATTTTCTCTCTATACAGATTCCTTCTAGATTAGATTCAAAACAACGCATGAAGGAATTCATTGCCGAAGTTGTTAGCATTGGCCGCCTCCAGCACCGTAATCTTGTAAAATTACTTGGGTATTGTCGGCGCAAAGGTGAGCTCCTTTTAGCATATGACTACATGACCAACGGAAGCCTTGATAAGTATGAGGATCAGGTTATGGCCACACTGGATTGGTCTCAAAGGTTTCACATCATTAAGGGTATAGCATGCAGTTTGCTTTATCTCCATGAGGAATGGGAGAAAGTAGTTATTCATCGTGACATCAAGGCAAGCAATGTTCTCCTTGACGATGAGATGAATGGGAGGTTAGGTGATTTTGGTCTTGCAAGATTGTATGACCATGGCTTTGATCCACAAACGACACATGTGGTTGCATTGGCACCATAGGCTATCTAGCTCCTGAACTAGCAAGTACAGGCAAGGCCACACCTCTTACAGATGTGTTTGCCTTCGGTGTGTTCATTCTTGAGGTCACATGTGGGCGAAGGCCTGTCAAACATAATGCACAGCATAACCAGATCATGCTCTTTGATTGGGTGTTCCAACATTTGCAGAATGGATCACTCACTGATACAATCGACAATAGGCTCAAGGGGGACTACAATGTCGATGAGGCATGCTTGGCATTGAAGTTGGGATTGTTATGCTCACACCCATTTGCCAATGCAAGGCCAAGCATGCGGCAAGTCATGCAGTACCTACATGGCGATGCATCACCTCCAGAACTAGCTCCTGTTAGATTTCTTAGGACTCAATCGAGTCAAGTTCACCAGATCGGGTACACAGAATAGGAATACATGTTCAAGATTTACAGTATATacacaaaacctaatgcatgaacTACAGAGATATAAAAGGAAGAAGAGGGGTAGGTGGAGTAGGAAGTcgcagaccatcgaaggccgtagtggtcgaagcaccggTCGGGATCTCGTTCCCTGATGCCATCTGCACGTCGGCAGCGACGTTCGATGGAGAGAgaagtcggtgcagtggcgtccttggcggcggcgtgtgcgtcgggtggcgttgccggcgtcggtggtgcttcccgtcgctggcagcgccccttctcaagatcgggttagggttaggatgtcggtggggtgactggcggcgcggtgaacctcgtactgcgagccccggcccccacttTTCCTTTATaacgctgtgcgacgggggcccaccaaccatgtagggttgggcgcccccgatcagggcgcgagaacaaggcccaaaagccgttgggcctaatggcgtgggagatcaatccaacattctcccccttgatctctcatcactttcttcgttctttaattctTACTCAAACTTtcgattcatatttttcttgcttccatcctatttcatcacagattagtgcatagaactgtcccatcaTCACAGCAATTAatgccgttagactaacagccacaatacacttctccgttttgaaatgtacACTTTCTTTGGacccttcgtatgttcgggaatcataggctttcccttaaacccatgccggctacgtgttctctgaacacgttgggtggtaagccctttgtgagtggatccgcgagcattttctttgtgcttatatgctcaagatttattatatgatcccgaactttatctttcacaacatagtattttatgtcaatgtatttggcagcaccacttgacctattgttgtgagcatactgtaccgctgggttgttatcacaatacaaccTCAATGGTTCATTTATattatcaatcactttcaatccaggtatgaatttcttcagccaattcacctgccccgttgcctcatagcatgctacaaactcggcatacattgtcgaggatgtggttacggtttgtttggagcttttccacgatatagcccctcctgcgagagtaaatacatatcctgacgtggattttctttcttctcccgcataatcagaatctgaatacccctctatatgcagggaatcagatcttctatacgtaagcatgaggcctttcgtaccctgcaaataacgtaGGACTTTCTtgactaatttccaatgttcaattcctggattcttttgatatctgccaagtaacccggtaacaaaagctaagtaagggcgtgtacacacttgagcatattgtaaacttccaacagctgaagcatacggtaccgctttcattcggtcaatttcatattggttcttgggacactgatgttccccaaatctatcgcccttgactataggagcaagtgaaggactgcacgcatgcatactaaatttcttcaggaccttttctatgtatgccttttgcgataatcctagaacacCCTTTCttctgtctcggtgaatctctattcccaaaacgaacgaggcctcactgagatctttcatatcaaagtttgtggtcaagaatttcttcgtttccattagtagattgatatcactactagcaagcaagatatcatccacatacaaaattaggaatatgtactttccattcttgaactttgcataaacgcaattgtcgtcaacattttctttaaaccaaaaaccttttatcgttctatcaaacttcaaataccactgtcttgaagcttgcttcaatccgtagattgatttcttcaggcggcatcccatattttcctttcctttaatgacaaaacctttcggttgtgccatataaacattttcttccaaatccccgtttaggaaagccgtctttacatccatttgatgtaactccaaatcatagtgggctacaagtgccattataattctgaaggaatctttacatgagactggaaaaaacgtctcattgtaatcaatcccttctctttgcgtgaagcctttcgccacaagtcgcgctttaaatctttctatattcccttgggagtcatatttcgttttgtagacccatttacagcctactattttggctcctttaggaatattttctaagtcctaaactttattggtactcattgatttcaattcatcttccatggccttaagccactttgatgagtggtcgcttttcatggcttcttcaaatgaggtgggatcatcccccatctgaaattcttctgtttcataaacttcatagtcatcagtaatagcttaTCTTCTTAttttttgagaccttctaggtgcctctggcacttgttccacattgggctattgttgttcttcctcatgtgcaacatttggttctataggttcctcaatgataggttcctcaaggacaggttcctcatgttcattcattgtcgccacgaGAGAACTTGCAACAGatgttggcactacagtgtcctgcactgtcggtgcaacagcagcaggtagcgtgaagaatggttcttcaatcatcggagtgggtacatgtacccgcttctcctgtaggctgatttctcgtgctaccatgctccccctgatcatgttatcctccaagaacacagcgtgtcttgtttctacaatcttcgtatgtctgtcaggacaataaaatcgatatcctttcgatctttctggatagccaataaaatgacagctgactgtcttggagtctaactttcctatgtttgggttaaacacttttgcctcagccggacagccccacacacgcaaatggttaagtgagggtttccttcctgtccataattcatatggtgttttaggcaccgatttacttggtactcgattaagtatgtgaatggcggttttcagtgcctccatccataaactaatcggtaatgtggagtaactcatcatgcttcttaccatatccattaaggtacggttacgtctttcagccactccattctgctgaggctcccccggtgtggagtactgagcaactatgccattttcctgtaggaacttTGCAAATGGtctaggaatttggccatatagggtatgtcgcccatagtactctccacctcggtctgatcgtactatcttgattttcttattgtgctgatttttaacttcagctttaaatattttgaatttatccaatgcttccgatctttctttaattggataaatattgccataacgagagtagtcatctgtgaatgttataaacgagtcgtaaccatccacacttttcacaggaaaaggaccacatatgtctgtgtgaattatttctaaaattcctgtgcttcgtttggcatctttcttaattttcttgacatactttcctttgatacaatcaacacattgttctaaaactgaaaattctaagtgcgggagaattgattccttaaccaatcgttctattctccccctcgaaatatggcccaagcgacaatgccataatttcgaagagacagtatcaattctctttcgcttcttagttacatctacagatggggaatcattcacattctcatcgcatacattgttcgcattctcagcaagagataatagataaagcttgtcttgtcgaaaggcaagaccaacacatttattatcaaccagtatcttacacttgccaccaCCAAAGTGACaatcaatttcatcatcatcaagtttcgaaacgcttatcaaatttctacgcaaagagggaacataaagtacttctttaagtctaagtacaaaaccattattcaattctaaagaaaaaactccaacggcttcaacattggcttgcactccatttgcaactttaatcgttctttctcctctttgcaaggttctcgtcccacttaacccctgtaaggaatttgcaacatgagtagttgctcctggatcaacccaccaagtggatttatcataacataaatatagggattcatctacaaatataataaattcatcacctttctttagcagagatttcaggaagtctggacaatccctcttgtagtgtcccttcttgaagcagtgcttgcactgaagtttttcagctccaccatactgctaattctcagaatcctgggatttctttccctgtgaattggaggaagaggccttatcccacttaggtttcccttgtggtttagaattcttgccattaaagttctttcttttgttatccttcacaaaattagcggattcaccttgtgaggactttatcctctcctcttcttgagcacacattgagatgagtctttctatgccccatctttcaggctgcatattataattcacaatgaaggtgtcatattcttttggcaaagaagcaaaaattaaattaattaggaaatcctcctccttcaaattcatttcctttagcttagatgccgtagtgttcatcttcaaaatgtgctctcttatgctaccactagtgaatttctcattcacaagcttcttaatcagtgaacttgctgtggccttggtagacccagtaaactgactcttgattttctcaaagatattctttggcagtagcacattcagggattgagccccttatctgttcttctatggtggctttggccaccaacaggcacttgcggttggagagagtccattgcctatgtttaaggtcatatttcattcttatttcagcatgatcacgctttcgagcagcgaaatcagcgtcagattcattttcacctctcactgggtcctctggctcagtaggacacggtgaggtgatggcaaaatcgacctctcccaacgcaagttccaattcatacttctcccgccacacacggtgattggtcccattgagtgtcgggatgttggcaatgttcacaatgcatttgcctcctaaaatcacaccagagtaagtaagaaacatttatacataaaatttcatgctttaactcaacgttggtcaaattaaaacttataattcatccatgcaaacattttacatcatcgttgggcagaagtaaaattaatgcataagttctcatggatcaaaattataatattgttattaacaacgttggtcagaaaataacaacatcataatctcatcaaaagaattatcagaaattcatcacttctcttaaaattaaattatcctgttggttcaaatttaatcaaagagaacaataattatcatgcacagcggaaacttaataatctttcatattattattttccagaagcactaaaaaattcactattttctgagcaaaatatcgttggataaaatttgcacagaaaaattatatcaaaatcattcaaattcatcaaaaaaatatgcattaaaattgctcctggaaaataataacaaaatttttctttcatttcagcccagcgcggcccagctCGCCCATACGCACGGCCCAGCCAGCAGCGCGCGCTGCAGCGGCCCATCTGTCCGCGCCcacacaggccgcacccaggccgcaacctgggcctaggccggcaaagtgCCGCGCGCGCTCGCACCCGCCTGGGCCGGCGACGGCCCGAGCATCCGTGGCCGTTGGATTCATCGGACGGCTGCGCGCCGTCTTCGGGCGAACAAAAACAGCCCCTGGCCGTGTCCTCCCGAACCCTAGAGGCCATTCGctcctccctcttctctctctactctctctcAGCCGCAGCAGCGAGGCGAGCGCAACCGAGAGCGTCTCGAAGGCGGAGGAGCGGGCGacccatggcgccgtcgccggccccctcgccggcgcgcgtgctccccaacgggtgagcacgccgccgtcgagcggcctagccgtggcgcccccttggccgagcccggcgagcagcgccccaaatcggctcttcttctcccgcgccggcgaagagccggttcggctcttcttctcccgcgctGGAGAAGAGCCGGTtcggctcttcttctcccgcgccggcgaagagTAAATCTGCCCCCTTTTTACCTTCTTCCCCGTCCTTTCTTTCTTCTAGGATTAACCCGTGGTGGGGATGGGGAaaaaattagggttagggatttGCTTTTCGATTCGATTTTGCCGATTCGGTTTTctgttcttttgatttcttttcttttcgttcatccgaatgggaaactagggttagggttagggttccgacccTTCTTTTCTTTGATTCGAGTTCTCCAAGATTATCCCCTTTCCCCTCTTCGGATTTGGGTCTGATTTTCTCTTATCCGAAAGGATTTAGATCTAGGGTTcttctt contains:
- the LOC136531677 gene encoding L-type lectin-domain containing receptor kinase SIT2-like, yielding MKEFIAEVVSIGRLQHRNLVKLLGYCRRKGELLLAYDYMTNGSLDKYEDQVMATLDWSQRFHIIKGIACSLLYLHEEWEKVVIHRDIKASNVLLDDEMNGRLGDFGLARLYDHGFDPQTTHVVALAP